In Coraliomargarita parva, the genomic stretch TTTCCTGACGAACGCCATGTGGCCCGTCGGACAATTCCATTGCCGGTATACCGAGTCGCTCGATCCCTGAATTACCAAACTTTGTCGTTGCGTGACATAGCGATACTTTTTCTTCGCAGGTTAATTGACTGAGCAGGTCTTCGACGAATGCGTCAACAAGCTCTTCTCTTCTTTCAAACTGAGTCATAGCGGAAAATCGGAACGAATCGTTCTTCACAAGGAACGAGATCGGCACGATAAAAACGAAAATAGGGAACTTAAGCTAGCTTAAGTTCCCTATTTTCAAAACTCCGTACGTTTTTACAAAACAAACGATGAACCGGGATACGACCAATAAGTCGGCTATGCGCCCTGCAGCTACACCCTATTAGACTGACAAACTCGGCGTTAGTGCTTTACGCCAAGGTTCATGCTCCAAGAGTTCAGCAGCTCCATTCTTCTCGATGTAGTCACTTTCCGAAGCCGGTGAGGTAGATCGGCTCTCCGTTCAACAACAGCTGGTCGCCCTCCACACGAACCGTTCGAATGCCACAACGTTGCGTGTAGCGATCCACGACTTCGCCATTGTTGCTCGATTCGAACTCAAGATGATACAATTCCGGTTTATATATTCCCCAAAGACGTGCATCGGGAATACGCAGAAGGCCTTCAAACGCACCATCTTCGCTCACAGTAAATTGCTCGCATTCACCACTCTCGATTGAGCGCACGGAAACGCTTTCCACCCCGGCAGTGACTGTCCCCCTGATTTGAAGCAGGCCATCGGCTCCCTCGATCTCAGGGTCGATATAGACTGATAAAAGCCGCTCCGTCGGCGTTGCGCAGAGATAGACCGATCGATGGATCCCGCTATAGGGGAAAAAGTCGAAATTGACACTCGGCCGAAAGGGCGAGGTCAAACCCGGTATCGCGGCCTTGTCAAAACCACCCTGCGGCACGGTCTCTGGTGTTAATTCACAATCCACACAAACCACCAAGGTATTAGTCCCCGCCTGAAGCACGGAACCCAGACCGAAGGAAAACGGTGTATAGCCCGTTTCATGACGTCCGAGGTGCTCCCCGTTCAAATAAACGTCCGCGATGTAATTGACGGCGGAGAAATACAGCTCCAAGTGCTGACCGGCCAACGACTGCGGTACTTCAAACTCACGGGCATACCAAACCTTCCCCATGTGGTTGAAGGTTTCATAATCGGTAAACTGCTCATTGAAACTCGCCGGAACCGCGACCAACCGGTTCGAATCAAATCCCCCGCCCCATTCCCGGGGGTCATCTTCGGCTTTTTCGACACGAAACTGCCATATCCCGTCGAGTGAGAGCTTCGTTCTAAATGTATTCGTTTGAGGTTCTTTCATGGTCAGGATTAATGAGCTGCTACAGCTCCAAAAATCCGAGATACAATGACGAATAAATTGAAACTTAATCCATTAAACTGGATTAAATTTCGACGGAGCCATGACCACAGTTAGGAAAGTCAATGATCAGTTCACGCCGGCACGCTAATCTCAGCAAAATGCTAGATCCAGCGCCCCCTATAATGGGACAGACCCGAAACAGGCAACTAGAGCACATTGGACATAAAATCCGCTAAAGCCGGATCCGGTTTATGCTCCAACACATCGTTGCCTACACGGTAGACACCAAAAGCCCAAACTTGTTTGCAGGAAACAAGAAGCAAACATAAAGGTATCCAAAGACGCCGCATCACTTAGTCCCCTGCGGGCTCGTTTCGCCCCATCCATAACGGGGTCAGCAGAAACCAGGCAACCGTCGCGATCAGCATGACACGATGCACCGCCGGCAATTCGATACTTCCGGCCAGAAACAACACGGGCGGTGCAATGACACCAATCAGGGCGATCAGAGACAGGGCTTGTAGTAGCTTACGCATGGAGGACCTCACTTTCCGTTTTCTTCTGAAGAGCTTTACTCAGGCCGACATACAGGCCCGCCGCGATAAACCAGCCCGGTAGGCTGACAAAGAAAATCTGGATACCGGCGAACTTCACCAGCAAAATGCAGATGACGAGGGTCAGCACCCAGGCTAGAAACGGCGGCCAATTAAAAGACAATCCACTCTTTTCCGCATAGAACGACTCGAAGCCCATACGCTTGGCCAACCAGAAATCGACGAAGATCACCGCCCCCATGGGCATAAGGATCAATCCGTAAAGGGCGACAAAGCCCAGCAGCTTCATCGCAATCGCGGGGAACATCGCAGCCACTGTGGCCAGTAGTCCGGTTCCAATCGTCACCGCAAAACGCGACTTGCTTGGCATGATCGCTTGGAAGGCCAGACCCGCACGGTAGATAGTCGGGTTCGCAGTCGTCCAGCCCGCGATAATCACGCAGAGCAGGCCCGCGATACCGCAAGCCTTGTTCGCCATCGGCCCGGGCAACACACTGGTATTGGAAGGATCCAGATGGATTTGAAGCGCAAACAGCAGCGAAGCCGCCAGCCAAGCCAGGAAGTGCCCCAGATACATGCCACCCGATGACGCAATCGCATACCAGGACTTCTTGGCGTAACGTAAAACAGTCAGGTCCGACATGCCCACGTGCATCGCCATATTGGCAAACCAGGCAAAGAAGGTAACATGCCAGAAAGTGAACTTCACTTGGCCGGGCAAGGGATCGCCCCCCTTCCATAAGTGGGTTTGCGCCAAAGCCCATAGGTCGGATGCCGATTGAATTTCGGTTCCGGTCACATCAATAAACTCTTTCAGCGAGACCAAACCGAAGGCGATAAAGACCAGCACCATCCAAGGTGCCGCGATATTCGCCATCCGCGCTACCATCCGATAGCCGAAGGCCGCCACAAAGGCGATGGCCACGCCAATCGCGCCCACAGCCAGCACCCAGCCGACACTGTTAGGATACAAGTCGTTCAACCCCGGCATAGGAAAATTAAACCAGACCCCCACCGCCGTCGCCGACACCGTGATCATCGAGCCAGCGAGGAAGCAGAACATCACCCCGTTGGCCAAATTGTAGAGCACCACAGGCTGGCGACCACAGATTTTCTCCAACTGGTAGTAGAGCGTGAGCCGCATCCGCGTCGCGATCGGCGCGGTCAGGAACACCCAGCTCAATACCGCGAGCAAGTTGCCAATGAATAATCCTCCGATCACATCGGAGGCGCTCACGCCGGCCGCCACAAAAAGCGGACCGATCATGAGCTCAGTGCCTGCAGTGTGCTCACCGGCATACATGCCGATGAAGCTCTTAAAACGTAGTAGCGCATTCCCAGGGACCGGGCGGCGCTCGTATTCTTCGGCACCGGCATGACTGGTGGTCGTTTCTTCCGGAGGGGTATTACTCATCTGTAAAGGGATTTAATTGTTAGGGGTTAAAAATTAGTATAACGTTTTAATGCATATTTTCTATTAAATAATGCCGTTTGACGGCCCCGAATAAGAGACTCAAAGCCCTCAACATTACGGTTCCTCTATGCCTCGCCTTTCACTTTCTAATCATGGACATCATCGAGAGCACCTTCTTCTGAACGAAGCTCTATTCTCGTATAGGGGGAAGAGATGTAAGTGATATATGCTTTCCCCCGAATGTCGACGACCTTTCGGTGATTGCTAAAGATATCAATCGTTGTATGGCCCTTTTCGAGTTGGATATCAACTACCCAACTATTACCACTCTGATTCATGTCCCGGAAGTTATCATTGGGTATCAATTCATTGATGTATGCCAACGAACCGTCAGGCCCCCGATCGTATATCCAGAAAATACGTCCACTATCCGCCTTATCGTTCTGGGCAAAGGTCACTGTCACTTTGAGTGAATCGCCTGCGACTTCAGTCGTGATGGAAGGCGGAGCAAGAAGAGGATTTTTCTCCAGAAAAAAGTGCTGCAACAGAAATGCTTCCTCGTTCTGTTCGTCGTGTTCAGCGGCAGGATGCGCCTTCCGGTAGCTATGACCCGTGTTCGCCTTCAAGTAAATGGGGATCTGAGGATATCTGCTGCCACCATAGATGAGGTCATACATGACAAAGTCGTGTGTCCCCGGTTGGAAGAGAATCTCGACATTTCGTTCCATCAACTCATCCCAACAACTGGCGACGAAAACCTCTTTTTCCATCGACTGCGCAAAGTGTTTCAGTTCATCCCAAGAATGTCCCTTGGCCAAGGCCTTATCGTTATAGTTAGGACCGGAGTACCCGCCGAGAAAGGAATAGCTGGGTTTCATATCATGCCCCAAGGTTTTTTCCCGTTCGAAATACTGCTGGTCATAAGCTTTGAGTTCTTCCCATGCCGCTTTGTCACACATGCGCAGGGGGGATGACCAGATCGGAGAGACACACGCAAACTGAGCGGTGATGCGCTTATCAGCAATAAGGCTTATCGAAGGGGATGCGCCGTTTTTGGACGCCCCGGTCACGGCGACCTTTCCCGGTGCAAAGAACTCGTTTTCAGCATAGGCCGCCGTGATCGCGCGGCTGATCGTTGCCGGCCAGGCCCAGAATTGCTTTTTGGCATGAGGATCCAGCGTTGCCAGAAACTTCTCTTCACTCTCTTTCTCCAGCTCCCCTTGACCAAAACTGTTAAGGTCCTGAACGATGGTTTTGACCAGGCCGACCCCGCCTTTCAGAAGCTCAATATCCAAACCATGCAGCTCGACTGTCTTTTCAACATTATCAAGGTGGTTTCCGCCGGTCACCAGCATCCCTTTAGCCTTGCCCTCTTTGGGGACAATGAACCTTACAGGCACACGATAGTCTCGGCCCGGCCAGATTTCACCCACCTTGATGCTAAGGGCTTTTTGCCTCGTGGGAACCGTTCCGGGCACATCATGCCAGTCCTCGATGACGACAGGATCAAGAGTTGCGGCATTCCGCATTTCCTCCTCATTCAGGAGCCCTTGAGATTGCAGGGGAAATAGTGGATAGATGACCATTGCTATATAAATGATAACACTAATTCGTCGCCTAATTATAGTTTGAATACTTCTCATGGCTTAAAGGCCGCATCTCTATCAAAACGGGCCAGCAGATCCCGCTTGGTATGGCCGCTGATGCCGGTATTCAATAATTCTAAATCCATCACGAGGGCCCCCTCATCCGGAAAAAATGATTTCAACATCCTGATAGTTGTCCGGCTGTTGCAATATGGCTTTCCGCGTATGGACGAGCCCGTCATTGGATGTCATCTCCCGGATTCGGGAGATGGCCTTGTCATGATAGATTACCCTAAAGAAATCATCCGGCAACAGGAAGACAGATTGTGGTTTACTCATAATATCAATGCGTTAGCGGCAGGAACATTGACTGACATTCTGCGACTCACAGACATGTCTTACGTATGGCTTTCGCGACGACTTCCCCCTGCACTTTTTGCCCGTCTTCATTAAAGTGCGTACCATCGTTACTGTAGAATTCCGGGTGATCTTTCATTACGCTATAAAGGTCTGTCATCGGGACTGAAAGCTCATGGGCCAGTTCAGCCATACTCTGATTACGAACCTTAACGTGCTCGTTCCGTGTGTGATATTGATCCAACTGATCCGCCACGCGTACCGGGGTGCTGTTGCACAACATCCATTTGGCTCCCGGAGTATGCCCTATCAGTTCGCGGACAATACGCCCCAAGTGCGCGGCATAGGATTCCTCCGAATAACCGAAGCCGTGCAGGCCGTTATTGAAATGAATCGCATCAAAGCGCGTATATTCCAGAACCAGCTTAATCTCGTTAAGATAGGCAGGATCCGCAGGAAAACGTGAGGTGCCCACCCAGGCCACTGAAACCTCATCCATCAGCACATCGGCAACTTTCTGCCCATAGGCCGCGACAATCGAGTCTCCCACGAGCAGAACGCGCGGAACACGAATCTCGGTTTGATTGGAATCCGGGACCCAAACACGCAGCCACTCTATAGGCTCACGCATTAATTTATTTTTTGGTATTTGTTCTGTTTCCATAATTACTCAGGGAACATCGGTTCGAAAAGGGACCATGGGCAGGCCCACTCTATTGTAGAGAGGTGCTTCGGGGTTGTAGGCCCGGCGATGGGCTTTGCGACGCCCTCGGCGCTGATCGGCCCAGCCCACACCGGCAATGCCTCGTCCTGCTGCAAGACCTTCTGCGTCCCGAAGATCGCAGGCAGCTTCAAATCACCACCACAAAGGAGACTGCCAGTTAACAGCATCAAGGCGCTTGCGAAGAAACGCGCTAACAACGGGACGGAAAAGTGTTTTCGCATAATCATAACAGTCATATTTTCAAATCCTAACGCTCGTCCAAAATGGAGGTGAAGTGATAGCATCCTGAAGCAACTTCGTAGGCGACGCCGCCCGGGACCTCTTCCAGATAGCGCACGCCCTCGGCACTTTTCGCTGCGACATCCCCCTCGCGAATGCTACCGGGAAGCCCGGGAACCAGCACGCGGGCCGTGGTATTGGCCGGGATAGTCACATCCAGGCTCAGGTGCTTGCCGTCGCGCTTCCAGGAACTCTCAATCCAACCATAAACCGAATGGACGCGGGCCTTGGCCCAGGTCAGATCCCCCACGACGGCCGGCTTGATGAGAATTTTGCGGTAACCGGGCTCCTCGGGGCGAATGCCCGCGATTCCCTGATAAAACCACCGGTCGAGGGAAACGAAGCAGGCGTGGATCTGCGTCCCGTAGCCATTCCACTGCTCCCACATGGTGGTCGCTCCCTGCGCCAGCATATAACCCCAACCCGGATACGTTTCCTGAGTGGCGATGTCGAACAGGATATCGTCCCGGCCGTTTTCCTGCAGATATTCAATAAGGAACCACGTTCCGAGAATGCCGGTTTCGACATGGTTCTGGGCATGGATGCGGATACGCTCGATCAAGCGGTCCTCAACCTGTGCGCGTGCTGACTCGGGGGGAACCCCGGTCATCAGAGGCATCACTAAGTATGGCTGCTCGTCGAGCGCGTAGTAGGACCCTTCTTCGTTGAAATAGGCTTCATGTGCGCTGGAACGGATGGCTGCGATCCGCTCCCGGCAATGCACGGCTTCCTCCTCGTCGCCCAGAAGCGTCGCTGTCTTTTCCTGAATTTGCCAGAGGTAGATACGGTAGCAGTCGTTGAAAAAGCAGATTGCTTCAATCGATGGCCAATTGGCACCATTGTTTTCCATCCCCCGTTCGGGGGCCACCCAGTCGCCCAGAAAGTCCCATTTCTGTTTGCCGTAAGGCTGCATGAGGTTGTCCGGACTGTGAGACTCCAGAAACTCGAGATATTTCCGCATAGCCTCTTGGCTGCGCTCCAGAACCTGCAGGTCGCCGTAATACTGATAAAGCCGCCACGTCATTATGTTGAGCATTGCACCCCAAGCTGGCCCACCGCCGCCCCATTTCGAAGGCACCGTATTGGGAACCGCTCCGGTTTCCGGGTTTTGCGACAGAATCCAGTCGTCCAGCCATTTGCGGTAAAAGGCTGGCACCCAGAAGTTATGAACGCCCGTTTCGATGATTGCCTGCCCATCCGCCCCGTATCCCAGACGCTCACGATGGGGACAATCAACCGTATAGCCCCCCAAGTCCAGACAGCGGTAGGTCCATGCGTGAAGGTCGTGGATACGGTTGAGCAGTTCGTTGGAACACGCGAAGCTACCGGCCTCCTCCAGGTCACTCTCAACCAGGAAGGCCTGGGCCTCATTCAAGCGCGGCTCCCGCGGCAAGCCCTTGACGGTCACATAACGGAAGCCGTGGTAGCTGAACTTGTTTTGAAAGACCCCAGGCTGCCCCGAGGAAATGTAAGTGTCCTTCTGATTGTATTTGCCCTTACCATCGGAACATACGAACTCAACTTGGTTACCTTCCGGCAGCGCCGGAATCTCGAGCCGCAACCACCCGGACAAGTTGGTCCCGAAATCGATCTTGTAGGCACCCTCTTCGCCCGGTTCGCAACTCACTGCCTCAATGGTTTTGCCGATCCGGTTCAGCGGGCACGGCTGCACTTCCAAGGCCCCCGAAGGGGCAGCAACTTTCTGCGGCGTTCCCCATGAGCTGTCGTCGAAATCTGGCAGAGCCCAGTCCGGCTGCTCCAAGCGAGCATCGTAGCGTTCCCCGCCAAAGCGCCCAAATCCGTATGTCCCAACCGAGGTATAAGGGCTCGCGGTGGTTTTCCAGCCCTCGTCACTAGTCAGTTCCATGACCTCTCCTTGAGCGGATTCGATCCGGGCAAAGAAACGGACCCTCGGGCTCAGCGGACTGATAAACCAGCCCCGGCCCGCCCAAATACCCACCGCATTCTGTCCCTCCTGCAAGAATGAGGTGATGTCGTAAACCACATAGAACACGCGTTTGCGGTCATCGGATACCGCAGGGCTCAGGACATCGCTTCCGACCTTCCGTCCATTGACATAGAGTTCCTCGTAGCCAGCCACGGCGACATAGGCCATCGCCCGGGTAGCCGTGAAGGGCAGTTCGAAAGTTTTGCGAAACCAGGGTGAAGGCGCCTCCTCACGATCCCATCTGCCTTCGCCTGAAATCCATTGGGCATTCCGCCAAGCCGATTCCGGCATGCCCCCACCCCAGGACGCCATTTCGCTCCAACCGGAGGCCTCGCCTAGTTTGTTCCAGACACGGACTTTCCAATAAGCCACCTTCGGCGCAATCACCGGATGCCCTCCATAGCGCACACGGCTTGCATCCCCAGAGACCTTGCCGCTGTCCCAGCAGTCACCCTCATCACGATCCAGCAACTCCCGACTCGACGCAACCAGCACCTGATAGGCACTCTCCCGAGCCCCACGGACCGGAGACAACAACTCCCAACTCAACTGCGGCTTCGCCTCGTCGACACAAAGCGGATTGCGTTCGTATTGTGTCCGTAAATTGATCACTTGCATCTTTTCTGCGATGTTCGGGGCTTCATCTCGAACGGCTACTTTCGCTGCGGGCTCAAGTTTGACTTCCGCAGCGTTTGCCTGCCATCCAAGGCTTGCGACTGTCATCGCAAAAAATAAACTAGAAAGCCGGATTTGTGTAACGTAACTTTGCATAGTATAATCGTGTTTTTCTCAGAAAGAAGCGGCAGCAGATATCCAGCGGAAGGGAGAGGCAGGATAACCGGCTTCATTATATAGGTTACAGATAGGATTGTCGGCCCAGGCATAGAAGAGGGCTCTTGGCTCGGGGACTTCGGGGCAGTTGACCAGAACGCTGTTGCCCTCGATTTTTCCTTCGGCTGGATGAAAGACGCCGTCGGGGCCCGCGAGGACAAAGCCTTTAGCGGTGGCCGCACCGTCATTGGTTTTCAAGGAAGAGCCTTTGTTGTCAAAAACAACGCGAAGGCTCGAAGACACGCGATATATGGCCTTCATGGCGGGGCCTTCCGGGTTTTCCGGTAAGCCGTTGACAAGCGACATCGCTCCTATGGCCAGACGTTTGCCGACTGGCTCTTTGATACTGGGATGGTATGCGTCAGAGTATTCGACGATGTCCATCGCCGAGATCAGTTGAACGCTACTCATGTTTTCCGCGACTGACTGTTGAACCTCGCGAATCGCAGCGAAGCCACTGTTGGGCTCATACAAACTGGGAGGGGTTCCATGCACGAGCTGAACGATGAGAACGGGGAGTGCGCCGCACCCCCAGCGCTCACGCAAATCTGCAATGAAAGCCTTGAGCAGAACCTCGTATTCAAGAGGGTCGCTCTTGTTGCTTTCGCCCTGATACCAGGCAACACCGCGGATGGTATAGTCGAGGTAGGGCGCGATCATGCCGTTGAAGAGTTCCGTGGGAGCATACGGACTGCGATAGCCGTAATCGTTTTCCACCTGGAAGCGCCACAATCCGGCTAGGGGCAAGGGAGAAGCGTCGGCGATACCTGGACATGAGACTGTTATTGCCTCAGCAGGACCGGTCATGCCGCCGTCAAAGAACTCACTGCGCACACGGACTGCGATAGTGTTACGTCCGGCACGCACCTGCGAGGCGGGAATGGTGTAGAACCGTGGTTCCCGATAGGAGGTCATACTTATCGGAGTAGAGCCCACCGGTGTCCCGTTCCAGTGGGTCACATCAGATTTGTCGATCGCTCCCAAAGAAAGTTGCAGGTCGTGCCCCACCCAGTCGGCGGGGATTTCCACGTCCCGGCGGAACCAGAACACGCCGCTTTGCTGGTAACCTTTGTTCTGCCACTGCGTGGGCAGTTCCATCTGCGGCCAGTCTTCGACGGAAAACTCGGGGGCACCCCAGCCCAATTGGCGGCCAGGGCTGTTGAGCGGATCGCCTTCAAGCTGAGGTGGCCGCTGGCACACACCCATAATGCGGTTGGCGTGCGAGTCTGCCAGGAGCTTGTCGTAGGCCACCATTTGTTCTTTGACGCAGGAATTGGCTTCAAGACTCTCCCGGCTCATCCAAGACTCAATACGCGTGCCCCCCCAAGAGGCGTGAATTACACCCACGGGCACATCAAGGCGCTCCTGCAACTCTCGGCCGAAATAGTAGGCAACCGCCGAAAAGTCACTCGCCGTTTCCGGCGTGCAAAGAACCCACGCTTGCCCATGGAGTTCGTCCAACATTTGTTCGGAAGCGTTTTTCGTCACATTGAGCAAACGCAGCTGCGGATTATCGGCCAAGGGCAGAACGTTTTCCGCTCCATGCACACGCCGCAGCTCGAATTCCATGTTCGACTGTCCGGAGCAGAACCAAACTTCGCCCACGAGCACATCGTGAAGGGCAACCCTCTGCCCGGCGCTTTCCAGAGTCAGTTCACAGTGTTCGGCGGAGGCAGCCAGCGGGGGCAGCATGAGCTGCCAGTGGCCGGTTTCATCGGACTCGCCCTGCACTCGGATCTCGCCCAGCGTAACGCTGACTGCAGAATGCGGCATGCTTTGACCGCT encodes the following:
- a CDS encoding purine-cytosine permease family protein, producing MSNTPPEETTTSHAGAEEYERRPVPGNALLRFKSFIGMYAGEHTAGTELMIGPLFVAAGVSASDVIGGLFIGNLLAVLSWVFLTAPIATRMRLTLYYQLEKICGRQPVVLYNLANGVMFCFLAGSMITVSATAVGVWFNFPMPGLNDLYPNSVGWVLAVGAIGVAIAFVAAFGYRMVARMANIAAPWMVLVFIAFGLVSLKEFIDVTGTEIQSASDLWALAQTHLWKGGDPLPGQVKFTFWHVTFFAWFANMAMHVGMSDLTVLRYAKKSWYAIASSGGMYLGHFLAWLAASLLFALQIHLDPSNTSVLPGPMANKACGIAGLLCVIIAGWTTANPTIYRAGLAFQAIMPSKSRFAVTIGTGLLATVAAMFPAIAMKLLGFVALYGLILMPMGAVIFVDFWLAKRMGFESFYAEKSGLSFNWPPFLAWVLTLVICILLVKFAGIQIFFVSLPGWFIAAGLYVGLSKALQKKTESEVLHA
- a CDS encoding family 78 glycoside hydrolase catalytic domain; translation: MTVASLGWQANAAEVKLEPAAKVAVRDEAPNIAEKMQVINLRTQYERNPLCVDEAKPQLSWELLSPVRGARESAYQVLVASSRELLDRDEGDCWDSGKVSGDASRVRYGGHPVIAPKVAYWKVRVWNKLGEASGWSEMASWGGGMPESAWRNAQWISGEGRWDREEAPSPWFRKTFELPFTATRAMAYVAVAGYEELYVNGRKVGSDVLSPAVSDDRKRVFYVVYDITSFLQEGQNAVGIWAGRGWFISPLSPRVRFFARIESAQGEVMELTSDEGWKTTASPYTSVGTYGFGRFGGERYDARLEQPDWALPDFDDSSWGTPQKVAAPSGALEVQPCPLNRIGKTIEAVSCEPGEEGAYKIDFGTNLSGWLRLEIPALPEGNQVEFVCSDGKGKYNQKDTYISSGQPGVFQNKFSYHGFRYVTVKGLPREPRLNEAQAFLVESDLEEAGSFACSNELLNRIHDLHAWTYRCLDLGGYTVDCPHRERLGYGADGQAIIETGVHNFWVPAFYRKWLDDWILSQNPETGAVPNTVPSKWGGGGPAWGAMLNIMTWRLYQYYGDLQVLERSQEAMRKYLEFLESHSPDNLMQPYGKQKWDFLGDWVAPERGMENNGANWPSIEAICFFNDCYRIYLWQIQEKTATLLGDEEEAVHCRERIAAIRSSAHEAYFNEEGSYYALDEQPYLVMPLMTGVPPESARAQVEDRLIERIRIHAQNHVETGILGTWFLIEYLQENGRDDILFDIATQETYPGWGYMLAQGATTMWEQWNGYGTQIHACFVSLDRWFYQGIAGIRPEEPGYRKILIKPAVVGDLTWAKARVHSVYGWIESSWKRDGKHLSLDVTIPANTTARVLVPGLPGSIREGDVAAKSAEGVRYLEEVPGGVAYEVASGCYHFTSILDER
- a CDS encoding sialate O-acetylesterase; the encoded protein is MGSIFVRTGDTAESLNLESLVDTTVRFHPAFTDHMVLQRDVPVRVSGQSMPHSAVSVTLGEIRVQGESDETGHWQLMLPPLAASAEHCELTLESAGQRVALHDVLVGEVWFCSGQSNMEFELRRVHGAENVLPLADNPQLRLLNVTKNASEQMLDELHGQAWVLCTPETASDFSAVAYYFGRELQERLDVPVGVIHASWGGTRIESWMSRESLEANSCVKEQMVAYDKLLADSHANRIMGVCQRPPQLEGDPLNSPGRQLGWGAPEFSVEDWPQMELPTQWQNKGYQQSGVFWFRRDVEIPADWVGHDLQLSLGAIDKSDVTHWNGTPVGSTPISMTSYREPRFYTIPASQVRAGRNTIAVRVRSEFFDGGMTGPAEAITVSCPGIADASPLPLAGLWRFQVENDYGYRSPYAPTELFNGMIAPYLDYTIRGVAWYQGESNKSDPLEYEVLLKAFIADLRERWGCGALPVLIVQLVHGTPPSLYEPNSGFAAIREVQQSVAENMSSVQLISAMDIVEYSDAYHPSIKEPVGKRLAIGAMSLVNGLPENPEGPAMKAIYRVSSSLRVVFDNKGSSLKTNDGAATAKGFVLAGPDGVFHPAEGKIEGNSVLVNCPEVPEPRALFYAWADNPICNLYNEAGYPASPFRWISAAASF
- a CDS encoding sugar-binding domain-containing protein; the encoded protein is MKEPQTNTFRTKLSLDGIWQFRVEKAEDDPREWGGGFDSNRLVAVPASFNEQFTDYETFNHMGKVWYAREFEVPQSLAGQHLELYFSAVNYIADVYLNGEHLGRHETGYTPFSFGLGSVLQAGTNTLVVCVDCELTPETVPQGGFDKAAIPGLTSPFRPSVNFDFFPYSGIHRSVYLCATPTERLLSVYIDPEIEGADGLLQIRGTVTAGVESVSVRSIESGECEQFTVSEDGAFEGLLRIPDARLWGIYKPELYHLEFESSNNGEVVDRYTQRCGIRTVRVEGDQLLLNGEPIYLTGFGK
- a CDS encoding SGNH/GDSL hydrolase family protein, with product METEQIPKNKLMREPIEWLRVWVPDSNQTEIRVPRVLLVGDSIVAAYGQKVADVLMDEVSVAWVGTSRFPADPAYLNEIKLVLEYTRFDAIHFNNGLHGFGYSEESYAAHLGRIVRELIGHTPGAKWMLCNSTPVRVADQLDQYHTRNEHVKVRNQSMAELAHELSVPMTDLYSVMKDHPEFYSNDGTHFNEDGQKVQGEVVAKAIRKTCL